A region of the Lycium barbarum isolate Lr01 chromosome 1, ASM1917538v2, whole genome shotgun sequence genome:
ATAACTTGAAGTTGAAAATTCATGTGTATCCCTGAGAATGATAGCTACATGGCCCATTCAATAGGTCAAATGCTAATTATCTCTTCAACATTCATCAGAAGCTCAATTCTCAATACTACCTGAAGTCCAGCTTCTTATGATGTCCAACCTGTTAGACGACAGCTAAATGACCACACATAGTTGGCTCCCATAAAACCAATTATACAATGACAGAAAACTTTGATGAAGACGAATTCAGAGATGTAGTGTTTGTAAGAAGATGAATACTTCTAAATATATAGTGCACTGTAGCAAGATTACCTGGCTCGGGAATCAGAAGtatcaacatcatcaactataAAAGGACAGTCATCCAAGTCATCCTGAAAAGATAATCTGCTGCTAGAACTTCTAGAAAATCCAACACGTGGCGAACCGCTTGAAGATAGCACAGCTGAGAACCGCCCTGAATCGTCTCTAGCATCTGCAGACACCTGAAAAGAAGCACACAAACAAAAGTTAGCAGCTGGCCGAAAAAGCACTCAAGCAGATACCATTCTTTAAATAAAATCATTAACCAGAAAAAGCACACATTTAGTAAGAAATATAAACAGCCCACCTTTTGTCCAGGATTAGTAGTCCCAGTATCTGACTCTGGAGCCCTTAGAAAATCCATTTTCCTTGAAGAATCGTGCTTTGTGCTTCTAGGTGACATAGGTGGGAGAGAATGCCTGTTTGGATCAGACAAATTAGGAGATAGGTGTCTGGAGGTTCTGCCTATCAATGGATGAGGGATATTTACACCTGAGAGACATGTGGGTGGAGAAGGAGACGCATATGGAGAAAATGGAGGGGAAAGCTGATCATCATCAAAAGTTGCTTTCTGGTGAGTGAGAAATTTGTAGTTAGGTGGAACCCTCTGTCCATATACATCACTGACTGAAGATGAAAGCTCATATGGTGCATGGTATAAAGGTGGAGATCCTACATATGGCTGAGGTAAAGAAGGTGCCCTGAAGAGACCACTTGTCCAACTCTGCGGGCGCTGACCAGGTGCTGAATTAGATGACTGTGTCCTTCTCAATGGAAATGAAGTATGATGAACACCCTTATCCGTTGAGGTCAAAGGGAATGACCTCATAGGATCAGTGAGTGGACTACCAACATAATCCGTAATGATCTCAGGTGGAAAGGATGCAGAAGTCTCCAGGTTGAAGTCCACCAGAGTTTCACGATATGTTACGGATAAAGAAAGACGGCCTTGCTGGGCATCAACTGGAGTAAAAGTATATTGCTTCATCATCTCCTCCTCTGCCCTTGAGAATGGCTCACTAAATGAAGATACCTTAAAATTAATATCAAAATAACAACTCTGACTTGACGAAGATAGTTTCCTGAAGGCCTTGAACGCAGGCAGAAGCCTCATCATTGAGTAAAGGGAACGGAGGAGTATAATAGATTTCTTGTATATTTTCTTGAAAGAGGAATCACCCATTTGAGGAACCATTAACCTCCGATTCTCACATTGCACGACCCATCTCTCTATAACGGTATCTATATATGGCCCTGCAAATGTTGTACCTGAATTGTGCTCCGATGAAGTAGTACTAGGTTTATCTTGAACAAGTATTATATCTATTATCATCGGTTCCCCCAAATTTCTGTGCAACAAATTCAGGTTATCAAGAACAGCAGGACGATCTCCCAACACCAAATTGAACCACCTGTCACTCTTCTTCACCTCTCCAATCCCACCATAAGGTCGTATCGAAGGAACCCTCGAGTCCAAAATAATATGCAAGCTTTTCAAAAGAAATTGAGCAAGTATTTGCTCAAATCTTCCATGTTCACCCTGTGGGTTATTCTGAAAATCCATTTCTGTTTTTCAAACAGATACCACCACTATTTTTGGTCCTCAGCCATGTACAACTTGGTCCGGTACATTATAACTTCCAAATAATGCATAGACAAAACAGATAACCAACTAAACATTTGATCCTTCATGTGGGGCACTATATAAGTGCATATAcacctgaaaaatatataaaaatcaaGGAAAAGCTATGTACAACTCCTCCATAGAAATCTAACAGTGACCTAACTAGCTGTTGATGATGTTCAACCATGTAAAAACAGCTATGGGCATAGAAACAAACACTCTAATGATCCAAAAAGAAAACAACTTGACAGATTTTATCCAATTAAGAAAATCAACAACCTCGACAAATATCTATAGAtgaaaaaaagggcagcccggtgcactagctcgaacccgtgacctcctgatcacatggcagcaactttaccagttacgccaaggctcccttCACAAATATCTATAGATGCTCAAGGTATATTAAGGGGTGGTTCCATGTAGGGTTAAGGGGATTTggcaaaaaattacactatatatacagttttaaaattatattttatgtatatacagcAGACGGTGAACCCTCGGCTTACTTCAAGTTTTTTGAACCCTTAATGAAAATTCTGACTCCGCTACGAATTAATATGAGATTGACAtgtaataaaagaaaaaaattatactatatatataattttaaaattatGTTTTATGTATACAAAGCATACGTTGAACCCTTGGCTTAGTTCAAATTTTTTGAACCCTTAATGAAAACCCTGATTCTGTCACTGATTAATATGAAATTGACACGTAACAAAAGAAAAACGGCCGATAGACAgtaaaattttggaaattaaaaCTGCTAGTATAATTTACATGATTAGACATAATCGAGTAGTACAGAATCGATTTAACAAAAATAGGATGATGAGTTGTTAAATATGGACTTACTTGATAGAACAAAATTTCGAGAGCAGCAATAACGAAGATAATCGGATAtattaagagagagagagagagagagagagagagagagagaagagagactCCGTATAGCGCTGAGAAGACTGGACCTGCCAATGTGCTACGGAGAGTATAAAGAGACCACATATATATAGACTATACTCAAAGGGGtaatattttcattttttattattcAAACAAAGCAAAGGTACTTAATTGGTTCCGTCCAAATTTATGTGCTACTTATTCCTCATTGAGATTAAATATGATTAATCTTTTAAGTTAAATTAGATTAAATTaaatttagatatttaaaaattataGGGAAAAGTGTTGCAAATTGAACTTATTCTcatgttaatatgatgaaaaataaattttaaaatattagtcaaaatatgatgaaaaataaattttaaaatattgatcaaaattTGCATAGTTTAAATCTTGATAAGAAAAAATGTTATTCGGATGGCTTTGATTCCATTTGGTTCAATTTAAATCAATTTTTGGGGAAATATTGCACTGGATAAAGTTAC
Encoded here:
- the LOC132602894 gene encoding autophagy-related protein 13a-like isoform X2; protein product: MDFQNNPQGEHGRFEQILAQFLLKSLHIILDSRVPSIRPYGGIGEVKKSDRWFNLVLGDRPAVLDNLNLLHRNLGEPMIIDIILVQDKPSTTSSEHNSGTTFAGPYIDTVIERWVVQCENRRLMVPQMGDSSFKKIYKKSIILLRSLYSMMRLLPAFKAFRKLSSSSQSCYFDINFKVSSFSEPFSRAEEEMMKQYTFTPVDAQQGRLSLSVTYRETLVDFNLETSASFPPEIITDYVGSPLTDPMRSFPLTSTDKGVHHTSFPLRRTQSSNSAPGQRPQSWTSGLFRAPSLPQPYVGSPPLYHAPYELSSSVSDVYGQRVPPNYKFLTHQKATFDDDQLSPPFSPYASPSPPTCLSGVNIPHPLIGRTSRHLSPNLSDPNRHSLPPMSPRSTKHDSSRKMDFLRAPESDTGTTNPGQKVSADARDDSGRFSAVLSSSGSPRVGFSRSSSSRLSFQDDLDDCPFIVDDVDTSDSRARLDIIRSWTSGSIEN
- the LOC132602894 gene encoding autophagy-related protein 13a-like isoform X1 yields the protein MDFQNNPQGEHGRFEQILAQFLLKSLHIILDSRVPSIRPYGGIGEVKKSDRWFNLVLGDRPAVLDNLNLLHRNLGEPMIIDIILVQDKPSTTSSEHNSGTTFAGPYIDTVIERWVVQCENRRLMVPQMGDSSFKKIYKKSIILLRSLYSMMRLLPAFKAFRKLSSSSQSCYFDINFKVSSFSEPFSRAEEEMMKQYTFTPVDAQQGRLSLSVTYRETLVDFNLETSASFPPEIITDYVGSPLTDPMRSFPLTSTDKGVHHTSFPLRRTQSSNSAPGQRPQSWTSGLFRAPSLPQPYVGSPPLYHAPYELSSSVSDVYGQRVPPNYKFLTHQKATFDDDQLSPPFSPYASPSPPTCLSGVNIPHPLIGRTSRHLSPNLSDPNRHSLPPMSPRSTKHDSSRKMDFLRAPESDTGTTNPGQKVSADARDDSGRFSAVLSSSGSPRVGFSRSSSSRLSFQDDLDDCPFIVDDVDTSDSRARENFDSKKGSEASSPVSATTRKSQDAAVGAVVQMLRTAPPLRQDSSYTSHSVKTEVEGETSTASQFYVPRKASDALEELKAYTQLKDMLLSKSTTRPGSEGGGT